tcaatttttatcCGTTCTACTGGAAACGTCCAGCCAGCGGCCGTTTGAAGAAACCTTTCTTGCGCATTAATAGATACATCTTCTCCTTCATCCTTCTTAAACATATCAAATGCAATTGAGCGCAGCTTGTGTCCCGTTTCTTTACAACAGTTATTCCATAGTTCTGAACGGCAATGAAAACTGAATTCTCCttgtacttttaatttttctttatgtgTGCGTATGAAATTTGTCGCTTTCTTTGGGATATTCACACCAGGAAATAGGTTTggtttttctaataaatatgaacataaatTCTCGGTTATGAATGCTATAGGATTCGACATTTCTTTGcgccttttttgttttgattcttTATTTTCCATGATAGCAGAGACAGAGAAcgtagatttattttttattcattatacGTTCTCTAATTAAAGTAGCATATTTCTTACAGTAGGCAATAACTATCAGAACATTTAACATGATATTTATTGTTAGCAATAAACATCAATAAGTTCTTTGCATTGACAACTacgtttttatttctaaaagatATTTAACTTCAAAGTTTCTGTATATACtccttttgtttatttgtattaaatttaatatacatcaGTAGTTCATTTCAGGTTTACGGTTGCTATTTATTTATCACAGTGTACTCATCGAAACCGTGTATACTAGCCTTATTGACAAATGACAGGTTTTGTCGTTctgtcaaattttaataaatttattgtttttgttttgataaagGATTTACAAAAaggattaataaaattttgtagtaaacaacgtaaataaataataatggcaGTTGTGATCGATTTAAATTTCGTCTGCGTTATTTGCCTTCAAGACGATGGAGGTGAATTGATATCTGTCTTCTCTGGAGATAAAGAGAGTAGTACTCAGTCGTCGCCAGAGTCAAGTTTCTCAATTGCCGAAAAGATTTCGTTATGTTCAGGATTAAATTTGTccgatataagtattaaagtttcCAACAAAATATGTAATCGCTGTTTGGATGATCTTTCTGTTGCTTGGCGCTTCCGAAAGAATTGTGAAACCACGAATTCCCTCTTCAGATCCATACAACAAGAGGAAAATGGAGATGTGTCTTTAATCAATTATGACGTCGATTGTGAGAAAATGAAACTTCCTACTTGTTTGAAAATACGACGAGTTCATTCTGACATTAAATCATGTATCGATACTTGTGAAGTAGATGGAGAACAATCTGGCGACATTGACCAAAGCGAAGTAGAAAAATCTCAAGATGACTTGGAGTCAATTTCAGGTTTCGGAATAGTAGAATATATTGATGAAGATGAACAAAAGCAGTCTGATGAAAGCACAGATTATTTTAACTGTATTCGGGAAGAAAGTCTTGAAGCGAATGAGAATTTTAAAGTAATTCAGAAACAATCTACTACAGAAAAAGTAAGTAACGCAAAACTTGTGAAGATACAAAATGAAATCAATACTACAGAATATGGATTGAAATTTGAAGCTGAAATAAAACAAGAATTCACAGAAGATGGAGTCGAAGATGATAGTATAGGTTTTATAAGTAAACAAACAGAAAATGAGTTTCCGAAgagcgaaaaaaaaagaatttcatcttctaataactcaaaaactaatgCTGAAAAAGGAATAACATTTAACAGGAAATtgagttataaaaaattatccaCTCCGAGTGAAGTGAAGTCCAATGGTCCTCAAAAGTTATCGCATAAAAGCAAAGCATTTCATGCTTCTATCAAGATTTGTGAGATCTGTGGAAACATTTACAAATATCAACATGCACTAAGCGCTCATATGCGTAGACACAATAACGACCGGCAGTTCGGTTGTGAACTTTGCGACAAGGCATTTGTTTCGAATGTAGAGCTTAGACGACATATGCGTGTGCATACGGGTCAAAAGCCATATCCTTGCTCTTTTTGTGAAAGACGTTTTTCCGACTTTGGGTCGCGAAGTAAACACGAACGCACACATACTGGTGAGCGACCATATCGTTGCACAACATGCAATAAGTCCTTTGCATATCCACATGTTCTGACTGTACATTTACGAACTCATACGGGTGAGAAAAAATTCCAATGTACACGATGTGGTAGAGGCTTCACAAAGAAAGCATACCTCTTAGCTCACTTAGAAAACCATACACGCTGTGAAAACATATCATCAATTACACGAATAAATGATAATGAATCTGCTGTTAGTATAAAATCTGATTCTGATACGACGCAACAACAAGAAATTACTGCAATAAAAACAGTGGCCTTCGAGGAATGCATATTTACCACAGAATTAGTTAATGATAGTGGAAATTTAACCAACGGAGACGATGACATAAGCCGTTGTAAGATGGAACTCGAAGATACGATCGACGAGGAACACTTAGAAGATGATAATGATGTCGAATACATTTTGGGAGTACGTTCATTGTCATGAAGTagcattatataaattattttgtattataaaaaatttgctaaCGTAAGAACATTTTTCGCTAGAACACTCAACAGCTCAAACGTGTAACTAATTAACTGCTTGGGAGCATAAATATGTATCCTACGCATAGTTGTCATATGAGAAGTAATTTctgaaatatatttcatattggcACACGAAGATCCTTCATGCCAGGAGCTCACCTGCTGGACGAGGTGAAAATTTTCGTGGCAATCCTAATTACCTCACTTGTAGAAACCACATGTGGTGAATGATATGCTGATAAAGATCTACAGCCATAACTTTTCATCAATGTATTTATTAgtatttgtattaataataaggaaatatatagatgtattattataatgaacaataaattgttaatatttattgaaagattatacctcttcagaaattattattttacaacatAAGTATAGCTACGAAATAAGTACTTCAAAAAGATATCtacacatgtacacatgtacaaatttatgca
The sequence above is drawn from the Bactrocera oleae isolate idBacOlea1 chromosome 5, idBacOlea1, whole genome shotgun sequence genome and encodes:
- the LOC106627063 gene encoding uncharacterized protein isoform X2, with product MAVVIDLNFVCVICLQDDGGELISVFSGDKESSTQSSPESSFSIAEKISLCSGLNLSDISIKVSNKICNRCLDDLSVAWRFRKNCETTNSLFRSIQQEENGDVSLINYDVDCEKMKLPTCLKIRRVHSDIKSCIDTCEVDGEQSGDIDQSEVEKSQDDLESISGFGIVEYIDEDEQKQSDESTDYFNCIREESLEANENFKVIQKQSTTEKVSNAKLVKIQNEINTTEYGLKFEAEIKQEFTEDGVEDDSIGFISKQTENEFPKSEKKRISSSNNSKTNAEKGITFNRKLSYKKLSTPSEVKSNGPQKLSHKSKAFHASIKICEICGNIYKYQHALSAHMRRHNNDRQFGCELCDKAFVSNVELRRHMRVHTGQKPYPCSFCERRFSDFGSRSKHERTHTGERPYRCTTCNKSFAYPHVLTVHLRTHTGEKKFQCTRCGRGFTKKAYLLAHLENHTRCENISSITRINDNESAVSIKSDSDTTQQQEITAIKTVAFEECIFTTELVNDSGNLTNGDDDISRCKMELEDTIDEEHLEDDNDVEYILGVRSLS
- the LOC106627063 gene encoding uncharacterized protein isoform X1, with the translated sequence MAVVIDLNFVCVICLQDDGGELISVFSGDKESSTQSSPESSFSIAEKISLCSGLNLSDISIKVSNKICNRCLDDLSVAWRFRKNCETTNSLFRSIQQEENGDVSLINYDVDCEKMKLPTCLKIRRVHSDIKSCIDTCEVDGEQSGDIDQSEVEKSQDDLESISGFGIVEYIDEDEQKQSDESTDYFNCIREESLEANENFKVIQKQSTTEKVSNAKLVKIQNEINTTEYGLKFEAEIKQEFTEDGVEDDSIGFISKQTENEFPKSEKKRISSSNNSKTNAEKGITFNRKLSYKKLSTPSEVKSNGPQKLSHKSKAFHASIKICEICGNIYKYQHALSAHMRRHNNDRQFGCELCDKAFVSNVELRRHMRVHTGQKPYPCSFCERRFSDFGSRSKHERTHTGERPYRCTTCNKSFAYPHVLTVHLRTHTGEKKFQCTRCGRGFTKKAYLLAHLENHTRCENISSITRINDNESAVSIKSDSDTTQQQEITAIKTVAFEECIFTTELVNDSGNLTNGDDDISRCKMELEDTIDEEHLEDDNDVEYILGNTQQLKRVTN